From Flavobacterium lipolyticum, one genomic window encodes:
- a CDS encoding DUF6531 domain-containing protein — protein sequence MLLTDNHLTIVVGIDIHFTTLPPFNPFHPYIGIVIDPFDYIPFLGATVHVNGFKRGNSDTSGIIIPLMHIPLFTPPWLMTPIIGHESMNFFASKTVFSDGTRMSPKGHMLMTCNDIGIPLSMSLGKTKIGKKMLPFAPTLFAPTSFSLPIPTGKPVMVGGPYPPDWGGVLTGLLASIGFSTLMKKVRGLVKKINLKGAKTPKGLKDGLRKCANDPVNVINGAVIYEGSDFDLTSPIPLNWKRSWYSDSDYVGWLGYGMHSVYDRAVELYTEDNALGLRMDDGRLVAFPILLPEEEFYLREEKTTLKRTQDGYQAYDHQSKLFYDFTLFDGKKYQLTKISNVSGLNIVFEFVANRLKKIIDAAGREIKVSTKDGFIQKLELVGPEQDELLVAYEYDPEGNISAIIDALQKPTAIEYENHLIVKKTDRNGQAFYWEYDTQNRCIHTWGDGGWQEGWMEYHPEEGYNLITDSNLAVTTYYYEPSQLITQVKDAMGNSTFYDYTEFMELYREIDPEGRILGFNYDDRGNKTGTVYPDGTEEIMIYDEENRPSIAIDPEGNKTVYLYKEDREDQLKTIIAPDKTTTHFSYHDNGLLATVAKNNNKLELIYDDQYNLIEWRENNQKLKSWEYDHRGRVQAIYTPMQMADYFSYDALDRVRQIVEKDSNVIQFTYNNYDEVIALKDNKNSIKFSYTPLGSLATREQNGVKVRFDYDKMEQLQAIKNEDNEVYYFARNKAGQIIKETAFDGMVKKYQRNLAGEVTRIDHGNGKFTEYEQDALGRITRADYHDGTWETYSYNKNGLLTEAVNQNVSILLERDEMGRIVKETQKQQLDKNDNAITLTSIYNKLGQRIGINSSLGAEINTHYDSKGQLERIEVQSNELKEQHQKWETTLKRDELGREIERFTTDGLHIKTSYNNSGKQKEREVFANGKRSGSRFYNWDTNQQLRSAVNQMTSNITYFDYDDFGNLAKADYNGKEQLYKTPDAVGNLYKTPDRSDRKYGKGGKLLQDEKYHYKYDELGNLIHKSTRNINEVLKFEEPTNWIDKLAGNKTEESRLQQEHEQWQDGDTTYSWLANGMLESITNPDGKTVHFEYDALGRRTAKIANQRINRYVWDGNVLIHEWKYDLKDRPKLIATEDDLVYDKPEPIENLITWVYEGGSFVPSAKIVGDEKFSIINDYIGRPVQAYNDTGELVWETDYDIYGDLRNLKGDRDFVPFRQLGQYEDIETGLYYNRFRYYNPEAGLYLSQDPIRLNGNNPNFYAYTHNSNWWIDLFGLTGGLEAIQGQVNSILQSHLPQIQAIDPNASIGYRGSVASGISKAHDPSLSKPLNPNNFDVDAFINSDYLANDPAFTNRTRNAADIAGMKKIEESIDKQLREAFPNNSFKNEPFGFRIFKTHELDQLARKGDVQVRLKCY from the coding sequence ATGCTATTAACCGATAACCATTTAACCATTGTAGTGGGGATAGACATCCATTTTACTACCCTACCCCCTTTTAACCCTTTTCATCCTTATATAGGTATTGTCATCGATCCTTTTGATTATATTCCGTTTTTAGGTGCCACGGTGCATGTAAATGGTTTTAAACGTGGAAACTCGGACACCAGCGGTATTATAATACCACTGATGCACATTCCTCTTTTTACACCGCCCTGGCTTATGACACCTATCATAGGCCATGAAAGTATGAATTTTTTCGCCTCAAAAACCGTTTTTTCAGACGGTACGAGGATGAGTCCCAAAGGACATATGCTAATGACCTGTAATGATATCGGCATCCCCCTATCGATGTCTTTAGGGAAAACCAAAATAGGCAAGAAAATGTTACCGTTTGCCCCAACCCTTTTTGCCCCAACCTCATTTTCATTGCCTATCCCTACCGGAAAACCCGTAATGGTTGGTGGACCCTATCCTCCCGATTGGGGAGGAGTCCTTACAGGCTTATTAGCTAGTATTGGTTTTAGTACTCTGATGAAAAAAGTCAGAGGACTTGTTAAAAAAATTAACCTTAAAGGGGCGAAAACTCCTAAAGGACTCAAAGATGGACTCCGAAAGTGTGCTAATGATCCCGTAAACGTGATCAATGGCGCGGTCATTTATGAAGGTAGTGATTTTGATTTGACCAGTCCGATTCCTTTAAACTGGAAACGAAGCTGGTACTCCGATTCTGATTATGTGGGCTGGCTTGGTTATGGAATGCATAGTGTCTACGACAGAGCTGTAGAATTATATACCGAAGACAATGCCTTAGGACTTCGCATGGACGACGGGCGACTTGTTGCTTTTCCAATATTGCTGCCTGAAGAAGAATTTTACCTCCGTGAAGAAAAAACAACTCTGAAAAGAACTCAGGACGGCTATCAGGCTTACGATCATCAAAGCAAGCTTTTTTACGATTTTACCCTGTTTGACGGTAAAAAATACCAACTTACTAAAATTAGTAATGTTAGCGGACTTAACATCGTTTTCGAATTTGTAGCCAACCGTCTGAAAAAAATCATCGATGCTGCCGGCAGAGAAATCAAAGTAAGCACTAAGGACGGATTCATTCAAAAGCTGGAACTTGTCGGACCGGAACAGGACGAACTTTTAGTGGCGTATGAGTACGATCCCGAAGGTAACATAAGTGCAATTATTGATGCATTGCAAAAACCGACAGCCATTGAATATGAAAATCATTTAATCGTCAAAAAAACGGATCGTAACGGACAAGCTTTTTATTGGGAATATGACACTCAAAACCGCTGTATACACACCTGGGGTGATGGCGGTTGGCAGGAAGGCTGGATGGAATACCATCCTGAGGAAGGTTACAATCTGATAACAGACTCTAATCTAGCTGTAACCACTTATTATTACGAGCCAAGTCAGCTGATTACACAAGTAAAAGACGCCATGGGCAACAGTACCTTTTACGATTATACCGAGTTTATGGAACTCTATCGTGAGATTGATCCCGAAGGACGCATCCTGGGCTTTAATTATGATGACAGAGGAAACAAAACCGGTACCGTTTACCCGGATGGTACCGAAGAAATCATGATTTATGATGAGGAAAACCGCCCGTCGATAGCCATAGATCCCGAAGGGAATAAAACCGTTTATCTGTACAAAGAAGACAGAGAAGATCAGCTTAAAACGATTATTGCTCCCGATAAAACCACTACCCACTTTAGTTATCACGATAATGGACTACTAGCGACAGTGGCCAAAAACAACAATAAACTCGAACTGATTTATGACGATCAATACAATCTTATAGAGTGGCGAGAGAACAACCAAAAATTAAAATCATGGGAGTACGACCATCGCGGACGCGTACAAGCGATCTACACCCCAATGCAGATGGCCGATTATTTTAGTTACGACGCATTGGATCGCGTAAGACAAATTGTAGAGAAAGACAGCAATGTCATACAGTTTACCTATAACAATTATGACGAAGTCATAGCGCTAAAAGACAATAAAAATAGTATTAAGTTTAGTTATACCCCACTGGGAAGCCTTGCCACACGCGAGCAAAATGGCGTAAAAGTGCGTTTTGATTACGACAAGATGGAACAGTTGCAAGCCATTAAAAACGAAGACAACGAAGTTTACTATTTTGCCCGCAACAAAGCCGGACAAATAATCAAAGAAACTGCTTTTGATGGTATGGTAAAAAAATACCAGCGTAATCTTGCAGGTGAAGTCACCAGAATCGATCATGGCAACGGAAAATTTACTGAATACGAGCAGGATGCACTGGGACGCATCACTAGAGCCGACTATCATGACGGTACCTGGGAAACCTACAGCTACAATAAAAACGGACTTTTAACAGAAGCCGTGAACCAAAACGTAAGCATTCTTCTGGAGCGTGATGAAATGGGGCGTATCGTAAAAGAAACCCAAAAACAGCAGCTCGACAAAAATGATAATGCCATTACCCTTACTTCCATTTACAACAAACTGGGACAACGTATAGGTATAAATAGTTCATTAGGAGCAGAGATCAATACGCATTACGACTCAAAAGGACAGTTGGAACGTATAGAGGTACAAAGCAACGAACTCAAAGAACAGCACCAGAAGTGGGAAACCACTCTGAAACGCGACGAACTAGGAAGAGAAATAGAACGCTTCACCACCGACGGACTCCACATTAAAACCAGCTACAACAACAGCGGAAAACAAAAAGAACGGGAAGTATTTGCCAATGGCAAACGCAGCGGATCACGCTTTTACAACTGGGATACCAACCAGCAACTGCGCAGTGCGGTAAACCAAATGACTTCCAATATCACCTACTTTGATTATGACGACTTTGGTAATCTGGCAAAGGCAGATTATAATGGTAAAGAACAGCTTTACAAAACCCCGGATGCAGTAGGAAATCTTTATAAAACTCCCGATCGTAGCGATCGGAAGTATGGTAAAGGTGGTAAACTGTTACAGGACGAAAAGTATCATTACAAATACGACGAACTGGGTAATCTGATACACAAAAGTACCAGAAACATCAACGAAGTACTAAAATTCGAAGAACCCACCAACTGGATCGATAAACTGGCAGGCAACAAAACCGAAGAAAGCAGATTACAGCAAGAACACGAGCAGTGGCAGGACGGAGATACCACCTATAGCTGGCTGGCGAATGGTATGCTCGAGAGCATCACCAACCCGGATGGAAAAACGGTACATTTTGAGTACGATGCCCTGGGCAGACGTACCGCAAAAATTGCAAACCAAAGAATAAATCGTTATGTTTGGGATGGAAACGTTCTTATTCATGAATGGAAATACGATTTAAAAGATCGTCCTAAATTAATAGCCACTGAGGATGACTTAGTCTATGATAAACCGGAACCTATCGAGAATCTCATAACTTGGGTGTATGAAGGAGGTTCGTTTGTTCCAAGCGCTAAGATTGTTGGAGATGAAAAGTTTTCTATTATCAATGATTATATTGGCAGACCCGTACAAGCTTATAATGACACTGGCGAATTAGTCTGGGAAACGGATTATGATATTTACGGAGATTTACGTAATCTAAAAGGTGATCGAGATTTTGTCCCTTTTAGGCAGTTGGGGCAGTATGAGGATATAGAGACAGGACTTTATTATAATAGGTTTAGGTATTATAATCCTGAGGCAGGACTTTATTTATCACAGGATCCAATTAGATTGAATGGAAATAACCCTAATTTTTATGCTTACACTCATAATAGTAATTGGTGGATTGATCTCTTCGGTCTTACTGGCGGCTTAGAAGCTATACAAGGGCAAGTAAACTCAATTTTGCAATCACATTTACCTCAAATACAAGCAATTGACCCAAATGCATCAATTGGTTATAGAGGTAGCGTTGCGAGTGGGATAAGTAAAGCTCACGATCCAAGTCTTTCTAAACCTCTTAACCCTAATAATTTTGATGTTGATGCTTTTATTAATAGCGATTATTTAGCAAATGATCCTGCTTTTACTAATAGAACTAGAAATGCTGCTGATATTGCAGGAATGAAGAAAATAGAAGAATCTATTGATAAACAATTACGCGAAGCTTTTCCAAATAATAGTTTCAAAAATGAACCTTTTGGATTTAGAATATTTAAAACGCATGAATTGGATCAATTAGCAAGAAAAGGAGATGTTCAAGTTAGATTAAAATGTTATTAA
- a CDS encoding energy transducer TonB has protein sequence MKAESKPKNKLHGNDNKVYNLTLVKSLPKYPGGIEKFHVFLTKNYVVPKEVAEDEQPSGAVFATIIIEKDGTVSDIEILRDFGYGSGKELERVLRLCPNWIPATIDGEPVRCLYSIPYYVQ, from the coding sequence ATGAAAGCAGAAAGTAAACCTAAAAATAAACTTCATGGAAATGACAACAAAGTTTATAACCTTACATTAGTCAAGTCTTTGCCAAAATACCCTGGCGGCATAGAGAAATTTCATGTTTTCCTAACAAAAAATTATGTCGTACCGAAAGAAGTGGCTGAAGATGAGCAACCTTCTGGCGCAGTTTTCGCTACTATTATCATAGAAAAGGACGGAACCGTGTCTGATATAGAAATTCTTCGTGATTTTGGTTATGGTTCGGGAAAAGAATTAGAAAGAGTTTTAAGATTATGTCCAAACTGGATTCCGGCGACTATAGACGGAGAACCAGTGAGGTGTTTGTACAGTATTCCATACTATGTTCAATAA
- a CDS encoding adenine phosphoribosyltransferase: MQIEKYIRDIQGFPKKEILFKDITPLLNDPIARKETVFILAESLKGLKIDKVVGAESRGFFFGILLAQELNAGFVPVRKPNKLPYDTISASYELEYGTDSLEMHTDAIKKGDRVLIHDDVLATGGTAKAVCELVEQLGGEIVQCNFLMELSFLNGREKISNYPVFAAITY, from the coding sequence ATGCAGATTGAAAAATATATACGTGATATTCAAGGATTTCCGAAAAAAGAAATTTTGTTCAAAGACATCACACCACTGCTCAATGACCCTATTGCGAGAAAAGAAACCGTTTTTATTTTGGCTGAATCTCTAAAAGGGCTCAAAATCGATAAAGTGGTGGGAGCCGAAAGCCGGGGCTTTTTCTTTGGGATATTACTAGCTCAGGAATTGAATGCAGGCTTTGTTCCGGTAAGGAAGCCAAATAAGCTGCCTTACGACACGATTTCGGCTTCGTATGAACTCGAATACGGCACAGACAGTTTAGAGATGCACACAGACGCCATAAAGAAAGGAGACAGGGTTTTGATTCACGATGATGTTTTGGCCACAGGAGGAACTGCAAAAGCCGTTTGTGAATTGGTAGAACAACTAGGAGGAGAGATCGTACAATGCAATTTCCTAATGGAGCTAAGTTTTTTGAACGGAAGAGAGAAAATTAGCAACTATCCTGTATTTGCTGCGATCACCTATTAA
- the pheT gene encoding phenylalanine--tRNA ligase subunit beta — protein sequence MKISYNWLKQFIKTDWPSDQTSELLTDLGLEVEVVEKYQSIKGGLQGVVVGHVLTCEKHPDADRLKVTTVNIGLEAPIQIVCGAANVAAGQKVPVATIGTVLYDKEGAEFTIKKGKIRGVESHGMICAEDELGLGTSHDGIVVLAEGLVPGTPAAEVFKVVNDEVFEIGLTPNRADAMSHLGTARDLRAGMLQRGVNIELITPSVSNFRVDMRTLKIDVTVEEPLLAPRYCGVTISGITVKESPAWLQDRLKAIGLTPKNNIVDVTNYVLHELGQPLHAFDAAKINGKVIVKTLPEGTKFVTLDDVERTLHKEDLMICDEKGPLCIAGVFGGKKSGVSEGTTAIFLESAYFDAVSVRKTAKRHGLNTDASFRFERGIDPTITEYALKRAALLIQEVAGGKITSDVIEVYPKKVEDFSVLLNFSHVSKIIGQEIPKDTIKKILVSLDIKVNSVSDSGLGLTIPAYRVDVQREIDVIEEILRVYGYNNINFSKKFNATVANSPRTEDYKVQNVIASQLNSQGFHEMMANSLTTATYAKLSSALKEEHNVTILNPLSSDLSTMRQSLLFSGLEAISYNINRKNSDLKLFEFGKTYHKYLNGYEEHKHLTLLISGNRNKESWTNPQKATDFFLLKGYVRGVLSRLGIDKITNAPVQSDVFAEGTAICYNSETLVEIGIVKKPILKHFGIKQDVYFADFNWDLILKIITGKIKYTEIPKYPEVRRDLALLIDKSTTYESIFNLARQAEKSLLKDINLFDVYEGNKLPEGKKSYALSFTIQDNTKTLTDVQIDKIMSKLQQTFETELGATLR from the coding sequence ATGAAAATATCTTACAATTGGTTAAAACAATTTATTAAAACGGACTGGCCGTCTGATCAAACTTCAGAGCTACTAACGGATTTAGGGCTTGAAGTAGAAGTTGTCGAAAAATACCAGTCGATCAAAGGCGGTTTACAAGGTGTTGTTGTGGGGCATGTATTGACCTGCGAAAAACATCCTGATGCCGACAGATTAAAAGTTACCACTGTAAATATTGGTTTAGAAGCTCCTATTCAAATTGTTTGCGGAGCTGCTAATGTGGCTGCGGGACAAAAAGTACCTGTTGCTACAATTGGAACCGTTCTATACGATAAAGAAGGTGCTGAATTCACCATTAAAAAAGGAAAGATTCGTGGAGTAGAAAGTCACGGAATGATTTGTGCCGAAGATGAATTAGGTCTGGGAACAAGTCATGACGGAATTGTGGTTTTAGCTGAAGGATTAGTTCCGGGAACTCCTGCTGCGGAAGTTTTTAAAGTTGTCAACGATGAAGTTTTCGAAATTGGATTGACTCCAAATCGTGCAGATGCTATGAGTCACCTGGGTACTGCCCGTGATTTAAGAGCCGGAATGCTGCAGCGTGGTGTAAATATCGAATTAATTACACCATCAGTGAGCAATTTCAGAGTAGACATGCGTACTTTAAAAATTGACGTTACGGTTGAAGAGCCTCTTTTGGCACCGAGATATTGCGGAGTAACTATCTCCGGAATTACGGTTAAAGAATCTCCAGCCTGGTTACAAGATCGTCTTAAAGCAATCGGACTGACTCCTAAAAATAATATTGTCGATGTTACTAATTATGTTTTACACGAATTAGGACAGCCATTACACGCTTTTGATGCGGCGAAAATCAATGGAAAAGTAATTGTAAAAACACTTCCTGAGGGCACTAAATTTGTGACTTTAGACGATGTAGAAAGAACCTTGCACAAAGAAGATTTAATGATTTGTGACGAAAAAGGGCCACTTTGTATTGCGGGTGTTTTTGGAGGTAAAAAATCCGGAGTTTCAGAAGGAACTACCGCTATATTCTTAGAAAGTGCTTATTTCGATGCTGTTAGCGTGCGTAAAACCGCTAAAAGACACGGACTAAATACGGATGCTTCTTTTAGATTTGAAAGAGGAATTGACCCAACCATTACAGAATATGCCTTAAAACGTGCAGCACTTTTAATTCAGGAAGTAGCCGGAGGAAAAATCACTTCTGATGTCATAGAAGTTTACCCTAAAAAAGTAGAAGATTTTTCAGTTTTATTGAATTTCAGCCACGTTTCGAAAATTATTGGGCAAGAAATTCCAAAAGATACCATCAAAAAAATTCTGGTTTCTTTAGATATAAAAGTAAACAGCGTTTCAGATTCAGGTTTAGGTTTAACGATCCCTGCTTACCGTGTAGATGTACAGCGTGAAATTGATGTGATCGAAGAAATTCTGAGAGTTTACGGATACAATAACATTAATTTTTCTAAAAAATTCAATGCGACAGTTGCTAATTCTCCAAGAACAGAAGATTATAAGGTTCAAAATGTAATTGCTTCTCAGCTGAACTCTCAAGGGTTTCACGAAATGATGGCCAATTCATTAACCACAGCTACATACGCAAAATTATCTTCTGCTTTAAAAGAGGAGCACAATGTTACGATTCTGAACCCTTTAAGCAGTGATTTATCGACGATGCGTCAGTCTTTGCTGTTTTCAGGTTTAGAAGCTATTTCGTATAACATCAACAGAAAGAACTCGGATTTAAAACTATTTGAATTTGGTAAAACGTATCATAAATATCTTAACGGATATGAGGAGCACAAACATCTTACTTTGTTAATTTCAGGAAACAGAAACAAAGAAAGCTGGACCAATCCCCAAAAAGCAACGGATTTCTTCTTACTAAAAGGATATGTAAGAGGCGTATTATCACGTTTAGGAATTGATAAAATTACCAATGCTCCGGTACAATCGGATGTTTTCGCAGAAGGAACAGCAATTTGCTACAACAGCGAGACTTTAGTAGAGATAGGTATTGTTAAAAAGCCAATATTGAAACATTTCGGAATCAAACAAGATGTTTACTTTGCTGATTTCAACTGGGATTTGATTCTAAAAATCATTACCGGAAAGATTAAGTATACTGAAATTCCAAAATATCCTGAAGTTCGAAGAGATTTGGCTTTACTGATTGATAAAAGTACCACTTACGAAAGTATTTTCAACCTTGCGAGACAAGCAGAGAAGTCTCTTTTAAAAGATATTAACCTGTTTGATGTTTATGAAGGAAATAAACTTCCGGAAGGCAAAAAATCGTACGCTTTGAGTTTTACCATTCAGGACAACACTAAAACGCTTACGGACGTTCAAATTGACAAAATCATGTCGAAATTACAGCAGACTTTCGAAACTGAACTTGGAGCAACCTTGAGATAA
- a CDS encoding bestrophin family protein, translating to MISYNTKDWFTFIFHFHKSDTVRKLLPVMIAIGIYSSIVGYLEVSYFKIGKNDYIHNIPIMHGMLGFVISLLLVFRTNTAYDRWWEGRKLWGGLVNNSRNLAIKLSVMLKEENDKKFFRKFIPAYASVLHKHLHDSDTGKQLFEDVDLEIDHHKHKPNQVKRIIFQKINDLYEDKKISGEQLIILNEELQSFTDICGACERIKNTPIPYSYSAFIKKFIFFYTMTLPFGYSVSLGYYVAPVVVFIFYVLASLELIAEEIEDPFGDDENDLPTKKISENIKKHIEELI from the coding sequence ATGATCTCATACAACACCAAAGATTGGTTCACTTTTATTTTTCATTTTCATAAATCGGATACCGTTAGAAAACTACTTCCGGTTATGATTGCGATCGGAATTTATTCTTCGATTGTAGGGTATTTGGAAGTCTCGTATTTTAAAATTGGCAAAAACGACTATATCCACAACATCCCGATCATGCACGGGATGTTGGGTTTTGTAATCTCATTGTTATTGGTTTTTAGAACCAATACGGCCTACGATCGTTGGTGGGAAGGTCGAAAACTTTGGGGAGGTCTTGTTAACAATAGCCGAAATCTGGCCATTAAACTTTCAGTCATGCTGAAAGAAGAAAATGATAAAAAATTCTTTAGAAAGTTTATTCCTGCCTATGCTTCCGTATTGCATAAACACTTGCATGATTCCGATACCGGAAAGCAGCTTTTTGAAGATGTAGATTTAGAAATTGATCACCACAAACACAAACCAAATCAGGTTAAAAGAATAATTTTTCAAAAAATAAACGATCTGTATGAAGATAAAAAAATCAGCGGAGAACAGCTTATTATTTTAAACGAAGAGTTGCAATCATTTACAGACATTTGCGGTGCCTGCGAGCGAATCAAAAACACCCCTATTCCCTACTCTTACAGCGCTTTTATCAAGAAGTTTATCTTCTTCTACACCATGACACTTCCTTTTGGCTATTCGGTAAGTTTAGGCTATTATGTAGCTCCGGTTGTGGTTTTCATCTTTTATGTACTGGCAAGTTTAGAACTTATTGCCGAAGAAATCGAAGACCCGTTTGGCGACGATGAAAACGATCTGCCAACAAAAAAGATCTCCGAAAACATTAAAAAACACATTGAAGAGTTAATTTAA